Proteins encoded together in one Flavobacteriales bacterium window:
- a CDS encoding tetratricopeptide repeat protein: protein MLTVLFLSCCASVIRAQDDTDSLRRVLAASAPDTTRVNALNTLAQAYMDVEPDSAISYASQAQRLAEELAFEPGLGEALRIVGTGYMRRQEYGIASSHLQRALALWAKLGDADKQKKIHFALAHIAEQQSDFPEALKQHLISLKLAEQLGDSAAVVDMRMDIGVVYGHMGEHAKATALLEQVLQAYERTGDSLGIARTCNNLGNVLDDEGRSDEARIYLNRAVDMARALRHPMGEVITLGSLANHYQRLQQFDTALVYNERILALLERIGDPFRLAAASINTGEILTRMKRYDEAEEYLNRGIEYARSVGAKQWLSNAHAGLYDIANALGDAPEALEQFKLHIAYQDSITNEANTRKAVQVQMQYDFDKKEAATRVEQERKDLRQRLVRNGIAGGLAGALLFLGVVWRQRNRISKEKARSEELLLNILPEEVAEELKAKGSAEAVHIDQVTVLFTDFKGFTAMSETLSPQELVRDLNECFSAFDHITAKHGIEKIKTIGDAYMAAGGLPTPNTTHATDVIKAAFEMRDFIAEGKARKIAAGLPYFEIRIGVHTGPVVAGIVGVKKFQYDIWGDTVNTASRMESSGEAGQVNISEATYAFVKSEPGLTFTPRGKVQAKGKGEMEMYFVSGM from the coding sequence GTGCTGACCGTCCTGTTCCTGTCTTGCTGTGCGTCGGTGATCCGGGCACAGGACGACACGGACTCCCTGCGAAGGGTCCTGGCCGCGTCCGCACCGGACACCACCCGCGTGAACGCGCTGAACACATTGGCGCAGGCGTACATGGACGTGGAACCGGACAGCGCGATCAGTTACGCATCGCAGGCGCAACGGCTTGCCGAGGAACTCGCTTTTGAACCCGGACTTGGCGAGGCTTTGCGCATTGTCGGGACCGGCTACATGCGTCGGCAGGAGTACGGCATTGCCAGCAGCCATCTTCAGCGTGCCTTGGCGCTCTGGGCCAAATTGGGCGATGCCGACAAGCAGAAGAAGATCCACTTCGCACTCGCTCATATCGCAGAGCAACAGAGCGACTTCCCCGAAGCGCTCAAGCAGCACCTCATCAGCCTGAAGCTCGCTGAGCAACTCGGGGACAGCGCGGCGGTGGTGGACATGCGCATGGACATCGGCGTGGTGTATGGCCATATGGGCGAGCATGCGAAGGCGACCGCCTTGCTTGAGCAGGTGCTGCAGGCCTATGAGCGCACAGGGGACAGCTTGGGCATTGCCAGGACATGCAACAACCTGGGCAATGTGCTGGACGACGAAGGCCGCTCCGACGAGGCGCGGATCTACCTGAACAGGGCGGTGGACATGGCGCGCGCCTTGAGACATCCAATGGGAGAGGTCATCACCCTCGGTTCCCTGGCCAACCACTATCAGCGCCTGCAGCAGTTCGATACGGCACTGGTATACAACGAACGCATCCTGGCCCTCCTCGAGCGGATCGGCGACCCGTTCAGGCTCGCAGCGGCCTCCATCAACACGGGCGAGATCCTCACACGGATGAAGCGCTACGACGAAGCGGAGGAGTACCTCAACAGGGGCATCGAATATGCGCGGTCGGTGGGTGCGAAGCAGTGGCTCTCCAACGCGCACGCGGGCCTGTACGACATCGCCAATGCACTGGGCGATGCCCCCGAGGCACTGGAACAGTTCAAACTCCACATCGCCTACCAGGACAGCATCACCAACGAGGCGAACACCCGAAAGGCGGTCCAGGTACAGATGCAGTACGACTTCGACAAGAAGGAAGCTGCCACCCGGGTCGAGCAGGAGCGGAAAGACCTGCGCCAGCGGTTGGTGAGGAATGGGATCGCCGGTGGACTCGCTGGAGCACTGCTTTTCCTGGGCGTGGTATGGCGCCAGCGCAACCGCATCAGCAAGGAAAAGGCGCGCAGTGAAGAGCTTCTGCTGAACATCCTGCCGGAAGAAGTCGCTGAGGAATTGAAGGCCAAGGGTTCGGCTGAGGCTGTGCACATCGACCAGGTCACCGTGCTCTTCACCGACTTCAAGGGCTTCACGGCGATGAGCGAAACACTGAGCCCGCAGGAACTGGTCCGCGACCTGAACGAGTGCTTCAGCGCCTTCGATCACATCACCGCCAAGCACGGCATCGAGAAGATCAAGACCATCGGGGATGCGTACATGGCCGCTGGAGGATTACCCACGCCGAATACAACGCACGCCACAGATGTGATCAAAGCCGCTTTCGAAATGCGCGACTTCATCGCCGAAGGCAAGGCCCGGAAGATCGCGGCGGGGTTGCCGTATTTCGAGATCCGCATCGGAGTGCACACTGGCCCGGTGGTCGCGGGCATCGTAGGCGTGAAGAAGTTCCAGTACGACATCTGGGGCGACACCGTAAACACGGCGAGCCGCATGGAGAGCAGCGGCGAGGCGGGACAGGTCAATATCAGCGAGGCGACTTACGCGTTTGTGAAGAGCGAGCCGGGTCTCACCTTCACCCCTCGCGGGAAGGTGCAGGCGAAGGGCAAGGGGGAGATGGAGATGTATTTCGTTTCCGGAATGTGA
- a CDS encoding VOC family protein yields MKLNAGIITSKLAESKAFYTSILGFGVSFENEFYLLLHTPNNQAELSFLLPNHPSQQPIFHQPFLGQGMYLTIEVEDVDGIYNDLKQRGVPIKIDIRDEPWGDRHFAIEDPNGIGIDVVKYSPPQDRS; encoded by the coding sequence ATGAAACTGAACGCAGGCATCATCACATCGAAGTTGGCGGAAAGCAAGGCTTTCTACACCAGCATCCTAGGCTTCGGGGTTTCCTTCGAGAACGAGTTCTACCTCCTGTTGCATACCCCCAACAACCAGGCGGAACTCAGCTTCCTACTGCCGAACCACCCCAGCCAGCAACCCATCTTCCATCAGCCATTCCTTGGACAGGGAATGTACCTGACCATTGAGGTCGAGGATGTGGATGGGATCTACAACGACCTCAAGCAGCGCGGTGTGCCGATTAAGATCGATATCCGGGACGAACCCTGGGGTGACAGGCACTTCGCCATAGAAGACCCGAACGGTATCGGCATCGATGTCGTGAAGTACTCTCCACCTCAAGACCGGTCCTAG